In Limnohabitans sp. TEGF004, the genomic window CACGGGGAACTTTGCTGGACCCGATGCGCCATCAGCGGCCATGCCCACACGTTTGAACACCTTGCTGTTTCAGCCTGGTGGCTTTGCCAGTTTGCTCACCCTGTTGCGCCCCGGTGTGCTGGAGAGCTTGGTGCCACCTGTGCAAGATGCGGGTGATTTGAAAAAACGCATCAGCGCACAACGCCTCAGCATGGGCACGTTACAGGCGCAAACCTTGAAGCGTTTTATCCTGGGCCACAGCAAAGCTGCTGAAGCCAGTTTGGCCGAAGGTGAGCCCGTGGCGGACAACACCAAAGTGCTGCTGCGCTTGCTCATGGCCGAGCGTGCAAGAGTGGACGAGGACAGTGGCGAAGTCCAAGAAAACCTGCATCACGCCCTCGATGAAATCGAGGCGGCACAAGTGCAGTCTGCCCAAAACTTGCACAAAGGCGAGTTGAATTTGGCTTTTGTGATTCCCTTTCGCGACGCTGATCCTGTCGAGCTGCATTTCGAGCAAAAGGGCAACAAACCGGGTCAACCCAAAAAACCGCTGGTGGTCAACATGCATACCCAAAGCCGGGTGCTGGGGGAGGTGTGGCTCAAAACCACCATCAGCAACAACGCGCAAGTTGACTTGACCATGTGGGCATTGCGCAAAGACGTGGCCGATTTGGCGAAGTTCAATGCCACGGAACTGACGGATGAGTTGGAAGGCGCAGGTTTGCGCATGGGGAGTTTTCAGGTGTACAACGCGCCACGGCCAGACGCTGTGGAAGACCATCCACCGCCAGAGCATGGCAGTTTGATTGACACCCGCGCATGACGGATAAACATTACATGCAAGCTGTGGCTTTGGAATACGGCCGCAACAAAGCGCCCCTCCTCACGGTCAAGGGCGATGATGAATTAGCCCGCCGCATCGTGGCTGAAGCGAAAAAGCAGGGTGTGTATGTGGCCGAAGACCCACGCTTGCTGGCCATGCTCAGCCGGCTCGATGTAGGTCAAGAAATTCCGGAAGATATGTTCACCGCTGTTGCCGTGATTTTGGCGTGGGTGTATTGGCTCAAGGGCATGCAGCCCGGGGATGAAAAGCCTAAGCAGGCTTGAACAGCGCGTGTGAAAAGTTACGCTTCAGCGTAGCCACGACCACCGCGTCGACCACCGCGAGACACCTTGCCCAAACGGTCATAAATCTCGAGCGAGCTGGTGGGGTCTTGCACTTGCATGCTTTGCAGCGCGCCACGGATGGCGTCAATCTTTCGAACAATCAGCACCTCATTGCGGCGATGCATGTCGCGGCAGTGGGCCATGTGCTCTTTGAACCCGTCCCATTCGGGTCCGAGCGCATCTGCTGAGTCTGGACCTTGAATGCCAGCCAGCTGCGCGAGCTGCTGAAGCAGCTCGTTCTTTGTGTTTTGCGACGCTTCGAAGGCGTCTAAATCTTGCACCTTCAACTGCTCGAACTCGCGCTCCAGCATGTCTTCCAGTGTTTTCGCCAAGGCCAAAGCCTGCTCGAGTGAGGAGGCTTGCACGTCAGTGGCGGGTGTTGTCATATCGGACAAAAGACGATCAATCAGAGATGAATGAACGATCAGTTACCGATCATTTTTTCGAGGGCCACAAAGTTTTCAGCAATGCGGCGTGGGTTCACAGGGTAGTTGCCTTCCTTGATCGCCTGCTTGATGGCCTCAACTTTGGAGCGGTCAAAGTCTGGTTGCGCCATGACTTTTTGGGCGACGTTGCTCAAGCTCACTTTATCTGCTCCTGCGGAAGATGCTTTCTCCATGGACGGAGCCAAGTCTTCCTTGGCTTGCGCGGCAGAAGGGCTTCGTTTTTCGACTTTGTCGATGGCGCTGCGAATCGCAGCGTTCGATTGCGTCATCCGACCGTAGTTTGAAATTGCGTCATTCATGATGTTTTCACTTTCTCCAACCTGTTATCAGGTCAAAACTTTTTCACAACACTTCAATCGACCTCAAATTCTAGAACTTGAGCATTTTTTTGAAATATTTTTTAAATACCACTTTTCACCTCAGTTTCGCGGCATTCGGTCCGGTAATCACGCCATGTAGTAATCGACCCGACTCGACATTTTTTAAGCGAATTTGTTCACCTAGACCACCATCTTGCAACGCTTCCGCGCGCATTGTGATGGAAAAGCCTTGTCCTTCGCCTGCTGTGACCTGTACCTCTTGTCCGCGCTTGACCAACACAGCGGTCTTCACGTCGTATGAACGCAGAGGGGTGTTGGGCGTGAGGTCGCGCACCAACTCCATATTTTTTAATAATTTCGTATCGGAAATGATTTGGTTTTCCATGCCCGCCGCAGGCATCTCGGCATAGCTGAACATCTCTGGTTTGATCACCGTGCCGCGCTTGAGCAACTCTTTGGACACCAACACTTTGTACAGCGCAGGTGCCGATGGGCTGGCGCGGTTCACAGGGGTGTTGGCTTGGCCGGTGTTCAGATTGACGAAAAGTTGCCAAGCAGGCTGTGCGCAACGCACACGTATGGCGGGTTGATTGGGAAACGGTTGCTCAAACTGCAGGTTTTGTTGACAGGTTTGCACCGTGATGCGTGGGTCCACAGGCACGACTTGCACCTGTTTACCTTGAAAAGAAGGGTGTGTCGCAGCCCATTGGTGGGCTTGCTTTTGCAAGGCCTCAAAGGCGCTGTCTGGCAACGTCGAATCTGCCGCAAACCCAAGCTGGGCTTGGCTTAGCACGCATGCAGCCAGCCACACGCTCCAGCGCTTGAGGCGCGAGGTGTCGGCATTTTTTAGGCACGGCATTTGCATAGTCATACGGGCAGGTGTTGATGTTTTGACATGAGTTCAGACCCAACCCTTTATGCAAGAACGAAGCCAACTTTTTTACGGACCGATTAAACGGAGCCCTCCATGCGACTCGACCCGTCCTACAACCCTCAGGTGAACACCACCGACGCCTCCGGCAGCCTCAAGCTGCCACGGAGCCAGTTGGCGTACGCCCGCACCGCGCCCGCCTTTTCGCGCGCGATGGCCAGTGCCAACCAATCAGGTGCTTTGGCCCCCGAGGGTGGCACGGCAGCGTGGGGCACTTCGGTTCGTTCAGGTCAAACCTTGACCGGCATCGTGCGCGAGCAGATGGCCCAGCGTGGCGTGAACATTTCAAACAACGAAGCCATGCGCTTGGCGCAAACCGTGGCGCGTTCGAACAACATTGCCAACCCCAACATGATTCATCCAGGTCAGAAGCTGAACCTGGATAGCTTGAATTTTTCTTTGCAACAAGCGCAGGCGGTGAACCAAGCCATCGCGGCCAACAAAGCCGCAGTGGCTTCGGCGACAGCGCCTGCGGTGACGCCGGCTGCCAACGTCAACACACTCAATACCAACACACCCATGGGTGCGACCGCCTTGGCGGGTACGGCCCAAGTGCAGTTGCTCACGCGCTCAGACCGCAGTGGCAATGTGGTACTGGAAAAAACCATCGACCGCGCGATTGAAAAAGGCTTCATCCCCGCGCAAGACAAACAAGCCGTGATGAACAAGATTGTTCAGCTCTCGCAAGATCACCGCTTTGCACCCGATGACTTTGCGCGCCTCACCTTGATGGAGAGCGATGGCATGAACCCCAAAGCGTCAAACAGCCGTTGTCACGGCATCATCCAGTTTTGTGATGGCCCTGACCGTGGTGCCGCTAGCGCAGGCTTTGGTGCCAACCCCAAAGCCATTCTGGGTCACAGCGTGTTGAAGCAACTCGACATGGTGGACAAGTATTTTGAAGACACAGGCCTGAAGAACTTTGGCCCTGTGGGTTTGGATGATCTGTATTTAACAGTGCTCACCCCAGCTGCGCGCAATGAAACGCGCCCCAATGCTGCTTTGAACATTCCCGGTCAGCAAGCGGCTTACTTGCATGTGAACCGCGACATGCGTGCACCCATCACGCGTAACTCCATCTTGGCGGGTTTGCATCAAAACGCCAATGAACGTTTGGGTACGGAAGTGGCGCAACGCCCCTCCATGCAGGCGGCTCGCTTGAGCGCCTACGCAGCGCAGGCTGCGGTGTCGGAAGTTCGCTAACTTCATGACAGCGGCAAACAATTGCCGCTTCTAGCGTCAAAACCACCGTGGCACGGCTCTTGCATTAATCGACACGAGGTCTCACAACTTGAGGCCATGTGTCAATTAACAGGAGTCTTGTGATGGACGTTTTTAAATCAGCCTTTGGAATCCACGAGCGTGCACTCGGCGTGAGAAGCCAGCGCATGGAAGTGCTGGCGCGCAACATCGCCAACGCCGACACGCCTAACTACAAAGCACAAGACGTTGATTTCAAGGCCATGCTCAAAGAAGCCAAGACTGAGTATTTGACCGCCACCAATGAAAAACACTATGCCGGTCTGACCGAAGCGCCAGACAACGGCATGCGTTTTCGCACACCGTTTAACAGTTCATTTGACGGCAACACCGTTGAGATGAACGTGGAACAAGCCCAATACGGTAAAGCCGCTGGTGAATACCAAGCGACTTTGCAATTTCTAGAAAACCGCATTGGCGGTCTTCGTAAAGCCATGCGCGGGGAGTAATAGACCATGCAACTTGACAACGTCTTTGGTATTGCAGGCACGGCGCTGAACGCGCAAGCCATTCGCATGAACACCACGGCTTCTAACTTGGCCAACGCCAACTCGGTGGCGGGCTCTGAAGAAGAAGCCTACCGTGGCCGTCGCCCTTTGTTCAAAGCCTTGATGGATGAACAAATGACACACGCTGGCGCTCAGTTCGTTGGTGGTGTCAAGGTCGACCGCATCGTCAATGACCCAGCGCCCATTCGCAAAACCTGGGAGCCAGGCAACCCACTCGCCGACAAAGAAGGCTACGTGTTCCATTCCAACGTGAATGAAATGTCCGAGATGGTCGACATGATGGCCGCCTCTCGTTCGTATCAAAACAACGTTGAAGTCGTCAACACCGCACGTCAATTGATGATGCGCACCCTTGAAATTACCAAGACTTAATCATGGCTACGACCGCAACATCCTCTCTGCCTAGTGGCATCGTCAAGTACGAAGACTACCAAGCGCAACAAAAAGCCACGCCCACGAACACCAACATGGGCCAGACGGAATTTTTGACACTCTTCACCACACAGTTGAAGAACCAAAACCCGTTGGACCCTGTCAAGAACGAAGCCTTCGTGGCCCAGCTCGCGCAGTTCTCACAACTCGAAGCCACCACGGCGATGAAGACCAGCATGCAGAACTTGGTCTCTAGCTTGGCGAACGACCGCTTGCTCGGTGCCACATCGTTGATTGGTAAAACCGTTGGCGTGCCCGATGGCCCTGTGGCTGTCACCGACACCACGGTGTCACAAGGCGTGCTGAATGCCCCCACGGGTGCAGACGGCATCAAGCTTGAAATCTTCAACGACAAAGGCATTTTGGTGCGCACCCAAATCATGGGCCCACAGCCTGCAGGTGATGTCACCTTGGCTTGGGACGGTATGAATGACGGTGGCACTGCAGTGCCTAACGGCACCTACCGCTATGTGGCCTCGGTCAACAGCAATGGCACGGTCACCAAACCCACGGTCAACACCTACGCCCAAGTGACGGGCGTGACCAGTGCAGGCACAGCCGACGGCACGATGTTGCTCGAAGTGGCCGGTGGCAAGACGGTCAATTTGACTGATGTGAAACGCATCAGCTACTAATTTCAAGATTCAAGAATTTCTCTCAGGAGCTAAAGCACCATGTCTTTTTATACCTCTCTCACCGGTTTGAATGCCGCCACCGCGCAGCTGGGCGTCACGTCTAACAACATCGCCAACGTGAGTACGACAGGCTTTAAGCGCAGCCGTACCGACTTTGGCGACATTTTTGCGACGTCACCGCTGCAAAAAGCCTCAGCCACCATCGGTCAAGGTGTGTCCTTGAAGCGCGTGGTGCAAGAGTTCGGTCAAGGCAACATGATGTTCTCGTCCAACACCTTGGACTTGGCCATCAGCGGTGACGGTTTCTTCCCGCTCAAATCGCAAGACGGTTTCCAAGACATCTTCACGCGCAACGGTGTGTTCATGATGAACGACCAATACAACGTGGTGAACTCGGCAGGACAGAAATTGATGGCAGCGTCCGTTGACTCGTCCGGCAAAGCGAACTTGGATGACATGAACGTGTTGACCATTCCGCAAAAAACCACTGGCATGGCCAAGCAAACCAGTAAGGTGTCTTTGGGATTGAACTTCCCAGCAGATGCAGAAGTCATCACCAAAGATTTCAACCGCAACGATCCCGACACTTACAACAAGAGCACCGCGCTCACGGTGTATGACGCCGGTGGCAACTCTTATTTGGCATCCGTTTATTACGTGAAGACTCAAAACGCGAGCCAAGAAACCCCCAATAACAAATGGCAAACCTATGTGTATGTCGGCGATAAATTGGTCAGCGCCTCGTTGCAACAAGCGACGAATACTCAAGGCGAAGAGATGTATGTCAACAAGTACGGTGAGCTCAAAGCCAAGAGCGATTTCAAGACACCCGAAGAAATTGCTGAATTGAACAGCAGCTTTGCGAAGAAAACCATCAAGTTTTCGTTGGACGAACTGACCGATATTCGCGTCTCCAAACCCGCGACTGTGAACGGTGGCATGGCGACAGATTTGGGCACAGGTTCCAACGACGGCATCGACTTTGGCAATTATTTGGACATCAGCAAGTCTGACTTGCTGCGCCAACAAGGCAGCAGTGCCGTGACGTACACCCTGGATCCACAAGTGACAGGTGCTCGCTCCGTGGAGTTCGGTCCTGATGCCGCACGTGTGACAGTTGATGTTCCTGCCACAGGCTCGACCCCTCCCACACCAGAAGAAGTCGCTTCTGCGTTGAACCTCAACGCCAGCTTTGCTTCCACCTATGTGGCGCAGGCCTCTAAGCCAGGCGTGACTTTGGAAGGCATCAACTTCGGAGCCACAGCACCAACCAGCAATCCATTTGCCAGCTTCAGCGTCAACATTGGTGGCAAACAAATGGATTTGTCATCGCTCGCAGTGGACAGTGTCGCTGGCGCTGACATGGCCACTGAGGTGCAAATCAAATTGCGTGCGATGGATGAAAGCCGCACCAACATCACAGTGACTTGGGACGATGCGGCTAAGTCGTTGATGATTACCGACTCTGCACAACGCAACATCAGCGATGCAACTCTGACCAAAGTCACGGGTGCTGCATCTGATGTGTCGACGGGCAGTGCGATCAAATATGCTGATTCGATCTTGAAGATCACAGCCATTGACCCCAACGTGTCGGCCTCTGACATCAAAGGCACCACATCCGCCAAAGGTGTCGTGGTGACACAAGGCACGACGGTTGTTGCAGCAACAGACATTGCCTTGCAAGAAACCCCTTACACACGAGCCACAGCCGCTTTCACGTTTGCCAGCGCGGCCGTTGGTTTCAAAGCCACGTTTGGCACAGCGACTCCCCCTTTGTTTGAAGAAGCTGCATCCGGCACGGATTTGGCCGACAAGCTCAACAAAAATGCAACTTTTGTGGCTGACTACATTGCCACTTACTCAGCAACAGACAAGGCGCTGACTATCACAGCCAAAGACCCCTCGAGCGCAAGCGCTCAAGCAATTGCGAACTCAGTCAAGATTTACGAAAGCGTGACCGAGGTGACAGGTCCCTTCGCACAAATTGAAGATGTGGACGCCACGACGGGTGTGTCAAATAACCCAGTCCTGACCACAGGTGTTGCCTCTGCGTTGGATGGCAGCAAACGCAGCATTGACGATTTGCGTAACCTATTCACTGCCAACGTCGACAACTCGATTGACCCAGTGGTCATCGGTTTGGATCATTTGGTGGAGACCATGAGCAAATTGCCAGCCTCGGCCAGCAAAAAGCTATCGGGTACACAAATCGCTGCTGAATTGACCAACGTGATGGCTCGCGCTTATGGCGACGAGAAACCATTCAATTTCTCGACAGTGGGTTCACCCACGTTTTCACTCGATTTGACGCGTGCTGATAAGTCAACTTTGCCAAAGTTGGCCATTGATTTGTCGACATCGAAAGACATGCGCAGCGAAGACATGGTGCGTGAAGTTCAAAAACAAATCGACGATGACCCTCAGTACAGCGGCAATGTCACAGTGAGCTATGACACGGCCAAGCAGCAATTGGTGTTCACACCCACAGACAATGCGAAAGTCACTGTTTCCAGCGAGCAAACCGCCATGGACTTGGCTGACCCCTTGGTACAGGGCGTCAATGATTCATCGGTGGGTTTGACACTGTCACCCTCAGTCTCCACATCGCCTTACCGCACGCTCAACGACCAGCGTTACGGCATGAAGGTCGAGTACGACTCGGTCAAGCAAACCTTTGTGTTCCAGTCGGGCACCACAGGTGACAACTCGGGCTTGTCCATCACCGGCATTCGCCCCGGCAGCTTGGCCACACAAATGTCCAAAGGCTTGGGCATGACGGGTGACCCCGCCAACTACGTGGTGACGCCATCTACAGTTGACGCCTTGCGTGGCATCACGTCTACCCCAGCGGTGTTGACCGGCAATGCTTTGGCTGTGAACGTGGACAACAACTTCTCGGTGGACGAGACCAACAACCAATTCGTGGTGTCGGTCAACGGCATCACAGGCACGGTCATCATTCCACCAAAAGACACCTACACCTTAGGTACTTTCATGGAAGCTTTGCAAAACGGCATCAACAACTTGCAAGGCCCATCCAAGAACGGTTTGACACCTGACTCTATCAACGGCGTCAAGGTGAGCTATGACACCAAGAGCAATGCTTTGCAGTTCACCACAGGCACGGCTTCGACCAGCTCATACGTCAAGATCACGGGCGATGCACGCTGGGGCTTGGACGGCTTGGACGCTTCGTTCGGTGCCACCACCACATGGATCAAACCTACCGCCTTCAAAGACGAAAAGGGCGCCACGGTCTACATCGACGGTTTCGGTGAAGAGTCTTCCACAGCCACAGGCTTTGAGACCTTGCCAGCATGGTCACCTGTTTATTTCGACAAGGGTGAGCTGACATTCGACACCGCGGGTAATTTGATTTCCCCCAAACAAGGTGCTCAGTTGGACACCGTGTACTTGCCAAACGGTAAGGGCGCTTTGACCATGAACATCGACTACTCCAAGTCCACGCAGTTTGCGTCACCGTTCTCGGTGTTGTCGCAGTCGCAAGACGGCGCCCCCGAAGGTGACTTGGTGGGCTTGGCCATTGCCGACGACGGCTTGGTGTCTGCCAGTTTCTCCAACGGCTCACAAAAGTCCTTGGGCAAAGTGGTGTTGGTCAACTTCTCCAACCCCTCTGGTTTGCGCCAGATTGGTGACACCAACTACTACAAGACGTCTGACTCAGGCACGCCTAAGTACGGCGAAGCCGGTTCAGCTGGCTTCGGTACTGTGCGCTCCGGCGCCACCGAGCGTGCCAACGTGGACTTGACCCAAGAATTGGTGGACTTGATCACCGAGCAGCGTAACTTCCAAGCCAACGCCAAGGCCATGGAAACCAGCACCTCGATGACGCAAACCATCATTCAAATCCGTAACTAATCGGCCTGATTAAGAGACTGACATGGACCGCTTATCTTTCAACGCGATGGCCGCGATCAACGAAGACCGTTTGATCCGGCAACAGTTGTCCAACGACATCGCCAACGTCACCACCGTCGGTTTCAAGCAAACCTTCGAAGCCACCATCCAACCGCACCAAGCGGTGGGTGAGGGCTTTGATTCACGCTTGCAACCCCGTCTGTACACCACAGACCGTGTGCGCTTGGATGCAGGACCTTTGATGGTCACAGGCCGTGATTTGGACGTGTCCATGAACCACAAAACCGTCATGGGCGTGATGGGCAATGACGGAAAACTGGCATTTACCCGCCGGGGTGACCTGCGCGTCAACCCCAACGGTGTGCTTGAAACCGGTTCTGGCCACATGGTGCAAGGCCAAGATGGCGGCCCCATCACGATTCCCGTGGGCTCACGCATCAACATCACCAAAACAGGCGAAATCTTCGCCGCAGACCCCACCCAGCAAGGCATTCCGCAGGAGCAGGTGGTTGGCACCTTGATGTTGCGCGATGCCAGCACCACGAACCTCATCAAACGCGAAGACGGTTTGTTCCGAGTTGACGAAAAACCACTTGGCACGGACTTTGCAACTGGTCCAGAGCCAGTTTCTTTGACACCGCAAGCTTTAGAAGGCAGCAGTGTCAATCCAATGGCATCGATGGTGAAGCTGATTGAACAGAGCCGCTCGTTTGAGCATCAGGTGCGTTTGATCAAAGAAAGCAAATCCAACGATGAGTCGGGCGCTTCCATGATGAAGGCGTCTTGAATTTGACAGATTAAAAGGGGCTAGAAGCCATGGATGCATCATTGTGGGTAGCGAAAACCGGTCTTGACGCGCAGCAGACGCGCATGAACGTCATTTCGAACAACTTGGCCAACGTGAGCACGACCGGCTTCAAACGCGACCGAGCCGTTTTTGAAGACTTGCTCTATCAAAACGTCAAACAACCCGGTGGTCAAACCACCAACAACACCCTCTCACCCACGGGCTTGATGCTCGGTACCGGTGTGAAGATCAATGCCACTGAAAAGCTGCACTTGCAGGGCAACTTGATCAACACCCAATCGCCCCTCGACTTGGCGATCATGGGTGGCGGCATGTTCCAGATTCAAATGCCAGACGGCACCACGTCGTACAGCCGCGATGGCAACTTCAAGATCAGCAACACCGGCCAAGTTGTGACGGCGTCTGGCTTTCCGCTGATTCCCGCCATCACCATCCCTGAAAACACAGCCAGCGTGACCTTTGGTCAAGACGGCACCGTGTCTGCCGAGATCGTGGCCGGTGGCGGTTCACAAAACATTGGCCAAATTCAAATCGCACGTTTTGTGAACCCAAGCGGTTTGAAGCCCATCGGCAACAACTTGTTTGAAGCTTCGCAAGCCAGCGGCGTGGCACAGGTGCTCACACCTGGCCTCAACGGCGCAGGTGCTTTGAAGCAGGGCTCACTCGAAGCCTCCAACGTGAACGTGGTGGAGGAGATGGTCAACATGATCGAAACCCAGCGCGCTTACGAGATGAACTCCAAGTCCATCTCTGCGGTGGACGGCATGCTCAAGTTCTTGAACCAAAACATCTGAAGGAGCCGGATCATGATCGTCCTTCGCTTACTCGCTCTTGCTGGCATTGTTTATTTGTTGCAAGGCTGCGCCACCGAACCTGTCGACATGGTGCTTCGTCCATCGCCAGAGTTCCAACCGGTGTATCCACTTGCCGCTGACCGGCAAAAAGTTGCCACCGGCGGCATTTACAGCAACCGACAAAGTGATGCCTGGTTCGGCCGTGGCCGCAATTACCAAGTGGGCGACATCATCACGGTGTTGCTCAATGAATCGACGCAAGCGGCGCGCACACAAAACACCGATGTGAGCCGTGAATCTAAAAACTCATTGCCCTCGGGCTTCAACACCAAGATTGGCAGCATGTCGCCTTTCTTGAACGGCATTGATGTCAACTCCAACAACAACAGCAGCAAAGGCGCAGGCAAGGCAGACCAACAAGCCTCTTTGTCTGGCTCTGTGGCTGTGACGGTGGTTGAAATTTTGGCCAACGGCAACTTGATGGTCCGTGGCGAGAAAAAGCTCGGCTTGTCAGAAGGCACCGAAGTCATTCAAGTTTCAGGCGTGATTCGTCCTGAAGACGTAGGCCCCAACAGCACTGTGCAATCACGCCGTTTGGCCAATGCACAAATCGCGTATCGCGGTTCGGGTGATTTGGCAAATGCCACCAAAGCAGGCTGGGGTACCAGCTTGATGCACAAGTTCTGGCCTTTCTAATATGAAAAATCTCTCCCTGTTTGTTCGCGTCTGCTTGACCAG contains:
- a CDS encoding EscU/YscU/HrcU family type III secretion system export apparatus switch protein, with amino-acid sequence MTDKHYMQAVALEYGRNKAPLLTVKGDDELARRIVAEAKKQGVYVAEDPRLLAMLSRLDVGQEIPEDMFTAVAVILAWVYWLKGMQPGDEKPKQA
- a CDS encoding flagellar protein FlgN, coding for MSDMTTPATDVQASSLEQALALAKTLEDMLEREFEQLKVQDLDAFEASQNTKNELLQQLAQLAGIQGPDSADALGPEWDGFKEHMAHCRDMHRRNEVLIVRKIDAIRGALQSMQVQDPTSSLEIYDRLGKVSRGGRRGGRGYAEA
- the flgM gene encoding flagellar biosynthesis anti-sigma factor FlgM → MNDAISNYGRMTQSNAAIRSAIDKVEKRSPSAAQAKEDLAPSMEKASSAGADKVSLSNVAQKVMAQPDFDRSKVEAIKQAIKEGNYPVNPRRIAENFVALEKMIGN
- the flgA gene encoding flagellar basal body P-ring formation chaperone FlgA, which produces MTMQMPCLKNADTSRLKRWSVWLAACVLSQAQLGFAADSTLPDSAFEALQKQAHQWAATHPSFQGKQVQVVPVDPRITVQTCQQNLQFEQPFPNQPAIRVRCAQPAWQLFVNLNTGQANTPVNRASPSAPALYKVLVSKELLKRGTVIKPEMFSYAEMPAAGMENQIISDTKLLKNMELVRDLTPNTPLRSYDVKTAVLVKRGQEVQVTAGEGQGFSITMRAEALQDGGLGEQIRLKNVESGRLLHGVITGPNAAKLR
- a CDS encoding LysM domain-containing protein, producing the protein MRLDPSYNPQVNTTDASGSLKLPRSQLAYARTAPAFSRAMASANQSGALAPEGGTAAWGTSVRSGQTLTGIVREQMAQRGVNISNNEAMRLAQTVARSNNIANPNMIHPGQKLNLDSLNFSLQQAQAVNQAIAANKAAVASATAPAVTPAANVNTLNTNTPMGATALAGTAQVQLLTRSDRSGNVVLEKTIDRAIEKGFIPAQDKQAVMNKIVQLSQDHRFAPDDFARLTLMESDGMNPKASNSRCHGIIQFCDGPDRGAASAGFGANPKAILGHSVLKQLDMVDKYFEDTGLKNFGPVGLDDLYLTVLTPAARNETRPNAALNIPGQQAAYLHVNRDMRAPITRNSILAGLHQNANERLGTEVAQRPSMQAARLSAYAAQAAVSEVR
- the flgB gene encoding flagellar basal body rod protein FlgB is translated as MDVFKSAFGIHERALGVRSQRMEVLARNIANADTPNYKAQDVDFKAMLKEAKTEYLTATNEKHYAGLTEAPDNGMRFRTPFNSSFDGNTVEMNVEQAQYGKAAGEYQATLQFLENRIGGLRKAMRGE
- the flgC gene encoding flagellar basal body rod protein FlgC; the encoded protein is MQLDNVFGIAGTALNAQAIRMNTTASNLANANSVAGSEEEAYRGRRPLFKALMDEQMTHAGAQFVGGVKVDRIVNDPAPIRKTWEPGNPLADKEGYVFHSNVNEMSEMVDMMAASRSYQNNVEVVNTARQLMMRTLEITKT
- a CDS encoding flagellar hook capping FlgD N-terminal domain-containing protein, giving the protein MATTATSSLPSGIVKYEDYQAQQKATPTNTNMGQTEFLTLFTTQLKNQNPLDPVKNEAFVAQLAQFSQLEATTAMKTSMQNLVSSLANDRLLGATSLIGKTVGVPDGPVAVTDTTVSQGVLNAPTGADGIKLEIFNDKGILVRTQIMGPQPAGDVTLAWDGMNDGGTAVPNGTYRYVASVNSNGTVTKPTVNTYAQVTGVTSAGTADGTMLLEVAGGKTVNLTDVKRISY
- a CDS encoding flagellar hook-basal body complex protein — protein: MSFYTSLTGLNAATAQLGVTSNNIANVSTTGFKRSRTDFGDIFATSPLQKASATIGQGVSLKRVVQEFGQGNMMFSSNTLDLAISGDGFFPLKSQDGFQDIFTRNGVFMMNDQYNVVNSAGQKLMAASVDSSGKANLDDMNVLTIPQKTTGMAKQTSKVSLGLNFPADAEVITKDFNRNDPDTYNKSTALTVYDAGGNSYLASVYYVKTQNASQETPNNKWQTYVYVGDKLVSASLQQATNTQGEEMYVNKYGELKAKSDFKTPEEIAELNSSFAKKTIKFSLDELTDIRVSKPATVNGGMATDLGTGSNDGIDFGNYLDISKSDLLRQQGSSAVTYTLDPQVTGARSVEFGPDAARVTVDVPATGSTPPTPEEVASALNLNASFASTYVAQASKPGVTLEGINFGATAPTSNPFASFSVNIGGKQMDLSSLAVDSVAGADMATEVQIKLRAMDESRTNITVTWDDAAKSLMITDSAQRNISDATLTKVTGAASDVSTGSAIKYADSILKITAIDPNVSASDIKGTTSAKGVVVTQGTTVVAATDIALQETPYTRATAAFTFASAAVGFKATFGTATPPLFEEAASGTDLADKLNKNATFVADYIATYSATDKALTITAKDPSSASAQAIANSVKIYESVTEVTGPFAQIEDVDATTGVSNNPVLTTGVASALDGSKRSIDDLRNLFTANVDNSIDPVVIGLDHLVETMSKLPASASKKLSGTQIAAELTNVMARAYGDEKPFNFSTVGSPTFSLDLTRADKSTLPKLAIDLSTSKDMRSEDMVREVQKQIDDDPQYSGNVTVSYDTAKQQLVFTPTDNAKVTVSSEQTAMDLADPLVQGVNDSSVGLTLSPSVSTSPYRTLNDQRYGMKVEYDSVKQTFVFQSGTTGDNSGLSITGIRPGSLATQMSKGLGMTGDPANYVVTPSTVDALRGITSTPAVLTGNALAVNVDNNFSVDETNNQFVVSVNGITGTVIIPPKDTYTLGTFMEALQNGINNLQGPSKNGLTPDSINGVKVSYDTKSNALQFTTGTASTSSYVKITGDARWGLDGLDASFGATTTWIKPTAFKDEKGATVYIDGFGEESSTATGFETLPAWSPVYFDKGELTFDTAGNLISPKQGAQLDTVYLPNGKGALTMNIDYSKSTQFASPFSVLSQSQDGAPEGDLVGLAIADDGLVSASFSNGSQKSLGKVVLVNFSNPSGLRQIGDTNYYKTSDSGTPKYGEAGSAGFGTVRSGATERANVDLTQELVDLITEQRNFQANAKAMETSTSMTQTIIQIRN
- a CDS encoding flagellar basal body rod C-terminal domain-containing protein — encoded protein: MDRLSFNAMAAINEDRLIRQQLSNDIANVTTVGFKQTFEATIQPHQAVGEGFDSRLQPRLYTTDRVRLDAGPLMVTGRDLDVSMNHKTVMGVMGNDGKLAFTRRGDLRVNPNGVLETGSGHMVQGQDGGPITIPVGSRINITKTGEIFAADPTQQGIPQEQVVGTLMLRDASTTNLIKREDGLFRVDEKPLGTDFATGPEPVSLTPQALEGSSVNPMASMVKLIEQSRSFEHQVRLIKESKSNDESGASMMKAS
- the flgG gene encoding flagellar basal-body rod protein FlgG, which gives rise to MDASLWVAKTGLDAQQTRMNVISNNLANVSTTGFKRDRAVFEDLLYQNVKQPGGQTTNNTLSPTGLMLGTGVKINATEKLHLQGNLINTQSPLDLAIMGGGMFQIQMPDGTTSYSRDGNFKISNTGQVVTASGFPLIPAITIPENTASVTFGQDGTVSAEIVAGGGSQNIGQIQIARFVNPSGLKPIGNNLFEASQASGVAQVLTPGLNGAGALKQGSLEASNVNVVEEMVNMIETQRAYEMNSKSISAVDGMLKFLNQNI